Proteins encoded within one genomic window of Candidatus Delongbacteria bacterium:
- a CDS encoding class I SAM-dependent methyltransferase, whose protein sequence is MENKKQFIGAKPVGLLGKIAGILMNIIHKKEYQKIALNIHEESNNNTKTIVDIGCGGGITLKIFSKTFNSATVIGIDYSQEMVNLSLRINRKYVKTGRVIVKKCDVEHILLDNNSIDLITAFDNINFWVNYSSAFKEIKRILKPNGLFYIINGYPKIGTNWYDFVKFKNEEEYRNLLESNGLSVESIEIIKSTIIVKGKLV, encoded by the coding sequence ATGGAAAATAAAAAACAGTTTATAGGTGCTAAACCTGTAGGACTTCTTGGAAAAATAGCTGGCATATTAATGAATATAATTCATAAGAAAGAGTACCAGAAAATAGCACTGAACATACATGAAGAATCAAACAATAATACTAAAACAATTGTGGATATCGGTTGTGGTGGAGGTATTACTCTAAAAATATTTTCTAAAACATTTAATAGCGCAACTGTTATTGGAATAGATTATTCACAGGAAATGGTTAATTTGTCCTTAAGAATAAATAGAAAATATGTAAAAACCGGAAGGGTAATAGTCAAAAAATGTGATGTTGAACATATACTTCTTGATAATAATTCAATAGATTTAATAACAGCTTTTGATAATATCAATTTTTGGGTAAATTATAGCAGTGCATTTAAAGAAATTAAAAGAATCCTCAAACCAAATGGGCTGTTTTACATAATTAACGGTTATCCAAAAATTGGAACCAACTGGTATGATTTTGTAAAATTCAAAAATGAAGAAGAATATAGAAATTTGTTAGAATCAAATGGGCTAAGTGTTGAATCTATAGAAATTATCAAGAGTACAATAATAGTAAAGGGGAAATTGGTCTAA